A single Amphiprion ocellaris isolate individual 3 ecotype Okinawa chromosome 15, ASM2253959v1, whole genome shotgun sequence DNA region contains:
- the LOC111568086 gene encoding polyhomeotic-like protein 1 isoform X1, with protein sequence METDGEQNQQGASTNGSAASGTSSRPSPMNSMSLYERQAVQALQALQRQPNAAQYFQQLMLQQQINNAQLQNLAAVQQVKATLAASRQSSPSSSSSSQTTSTTAAIVTSGSGSTTSSRPMGASATSTISQSVLLSGTAGGQGQMYLRVNRSLRAPISSQLIFMPGSTATAAVATVTQQPQAQQQQQEVTPASSSSSQSDNDQAQNLAMHGVSSPKGVGVKTEAPERSDSAAYSLVQPSHQPNTQSPTKPSQPQPQPPHIKIPTYPQPANLKTHSSSSSGASSSSSSSTSSIPLSQLLLHGTRTLTTGTTAPTAAHTLVLTSNAASQPHGYPVGTATIKPAVNAQTLVVQPLQKTSLGAEKSGHGNGPIPIQPKTLQGLRLPLQLPSRNPPPILPAPPPASSSAQPAQTPHIPVQIVGARQSTLGSAQALALARGSCSQDGAAVLSSSSSLLTMVASIASREGGVVGRGVGLKTLQSPQEAPPLAQVSHVHPQANQSSGQSQNGTVSSSPASSQSSTVTSPPPSLSRSLLSLPLVAEEQRAASAGVTTNGDSSGAQTPQGKQMSNSLKRKSDSNSANDEDGPSPPRLQPIREHTSALPANPVDPGSTAPPPPPAASSPSPVLSMSRGACGQGERAPPPQAVVKPQVLTHLIEGFVIQEGAEPFPVCGSVKDSTGEDLTNDSPDTNQSEMVTTATVLKCEYCKNFAPASQFRGTKRFCSMSCAKSMYWFPRYNVSFRQPFSVRQRQAQSRAPDQDQNQGHLSNSDEEGGIARRRVPRRTSSEIASAKIAGRPIPAKCRSESSHSDEESSGEEDEDEPMSLSPASSASCHQQPPPVPTESSAPSCLPASPAQWSVEDVSQFISSLQGCEELASQFLSQEIDGQALLLLKEEHLMSTMNIKLGPALKICAHINNLRD encoded by the exons GCCCTGCAGGCGCTACAGAGGCAGCCGAATGCGGCTCAGTACTTCCAGCAGctgatgctgcagcagcagatcaaCAACGCCCAGCTTCAGAACCTGGCCGCTGTGCAACAGGTGAAG GCGACTCTGGCTGCCAGCCGTCAGTCGAgtccttccagcagcagctcttctcAGACCACCAGCACCACAGCT GCCATCGTAACGTCTGGATCAGGATCTACGACCAGCAGCCGTCCCATGGGAGCCTCAGCGACATCCACAATCAGCCAATCAGTGCTGCTGAGCGGGACGGCAGGTGGACAGGGACAAATGTACCTGAGG GTCAACCGCTCCCTGAGAGCCCCCATCTCCTCGCAGCTCATCTTCATGCCCGGCAGCACGGCAACTGCTGCTGTGGCAACCGTCACCCAGCAACCACAGgctcaacagcagcaacaggaagtgactccagcttcctcttccagcagccaatcagataaCGATCAG GCGCAGAATCTGGCCATGCATGGTGTGTCCAGTCCCAAAGGAGTGGGTGTTAAGACTGAAGCCCCAGAGAGGAGTGACTCAG CTGCCTACTCTTTGGTCCAGCCCTCCCATCAACCAAACACCCAATCCCCCACTAAACCCAGCCAGCCTCAGCCCCAGCCACCACACATCAAAATCCCCACCTACCCCCAGCCTGCCAACCTCAAAACccactcctcctcttcctctggtgcctcatcttcctcctcatcctccacctcctccatccctctgtCCCAGCTCTTGCTTCACGGGACCCGAACCCTAACCACGGGAACCACAGCTcccacagcagcacacacactggTCCTAACGTCCAATGCAGCGTCCCAGCCCCATGGTTACCCCGTCGGCACGGCGACCATTAAACCGGCGGTCAACGCTCAGACTCTGGTGGTGCAGCCtctgcagaaaacctcactggGCGCTGAGAAATCAGGCCACGGAAATGGACCCATCCCCATCCAACCTAAAACTTTGCAGGGGCTCCGCTTACCCCTCCAGCTGCCTTCTAGGAACCCTCCTCCCATCCTGCCCGCCCCCCCACCGGCCAGCAGCTCCGCCCAGCCTGCCCAAACGCCACACATCCCGGTGCAGATAGTGGGGGCCCGGCAGAGCACGCTGGGGAGCGCCCAGGCCCTCGCCCTCGCCCGGGGCAGCTGCAGCCAGGACGGGGCCGCCGTTCTCAGCAGCTCGTCCAGCCTGCTCACCATGGTGGCATCCATCGCCTCCAGGGAGGGTGGGGTCGTGGGCCGGGGGGTGGGGCTAAAGACTCTTCAGTCGCCCCAGGAGGCTCCCCCGTTGGCTCAGGTGTCTCATGTGCATCCGCAGGCCAATCAGAGCTCCGGACAGAGTCAGAACGGAACCGTTTCTTCAAGCCCCGCCTCCTCCCAGTCCTCGACTGTTACGTCTCCGCCCCCCTCGCTGTCCCGCTCCTTGCTCTCGCTCCCCCTGGTGGCTGaagagcagagagcagcatCAGCCGGTGTGACCAccaatggagactcatcaggaGCTCAGACACCGCAG ggCAAGCAGATGAGCAATTCTCTTAAAAGAAAATCAGACTCCAATTCAGCCAATGATGAGGACGGTCCCTCTCCTCCACGGCTCCAACCCATCAGAGAACACACCTCAGCACTCCCAGCCAATCCCGTCGACCCAG GCTccactgctcctcctcctcctccagctgcctcctctccctccccggTGCTGTCGATGTCCCGCGGGGCCTGCGGTCAGGGCGAAAGAGCTCCTCCTCCTCAAGCTGTGGTTAAACCGCAGGTTCTTACGCACCTCATAGAGGGCTTTGTCATCCAGGAAGGGGCGGAGCCTTTCCCT GTGTGTGGTTCGGTGAAGGATTCGACCGGTGAGGATTTGACTAATGACAGTCCGGACACGAACCAATCTGAGATGGTTACCACGGCAACAG TGCTGAAGTGTGAGTACTGTAAAAACTTTGCTCCTGCCAGCCAGTTCAGAGGCACCAAAAGGTTCTGCTCCATGTCTTGTGCCAAGAG TATGTATTGGTTCCCCAGGTACAATGTCAGCTTCAGGCAGCCCTTCAGCGTGCGGCAGCGTCAAGCTCAAAGTCGTGCTCCGGATCAGGATCAGAACCAGGGTCACCTCTCCAACTCGGACGAGGAGGGAGGCATCGCCAGGAGGAGGGTTCCCCGCCGGACCAGCTCAGAGATAGCCAGCGCCAAGATAGCAGGGAGACCCATACCAGCCAAG TGCCGTTCAGAGTCCAGCCATTCAGACGAAGAGTCCAGtggggaggaggatgaagatgagccCATGTCCCTCTCGCCTGCATCCTCAGCTTCCTGCcaccagcagcctcctcctgTCCCAACGGAGAGCTCAGCGCCCAGCTGCCTGCCCGCTAGTCCTGCCCAGTGGAGCGTGGAGGATGTGTCGCAGTTTATTTCCTCACTACAAG GCTGTGAGGAACTTGCCTCCCAGTTCCTGTCCCAGGAGATCGACGGTcaggctctgctgctgctgaaggaggagCATCTCATGTCCACCATGAACATCAAGCTGGGTCCTGCTCTGAAGATCTGTGCTCACATTAACAACCTGAGAGACTGA
- the styk1a gene encoding tyrosine-protein kinase STYK1 isoform X2: MSSNSSDPCAPDDNLCITRVHQQEVIIVPTLLLFGTLITLVPLFILRYRAEQKRTRVTVPQRYNNKSHRHTKRNNHRPHLQGIDAPPGINPLEHEEVPMSVQHVQQNLRPPLAAAPQMSTGRHHGGFSQVSALPLTFAVQTNDTVSLYRARMDNRNVVLRVLKETSNNIEKQNFLGFASFVSGLGPHPFIPVLMGVVSVQSPLVMVVEELQHRDLLGFLWRCRQDNPGLEPLCKMTQKRIFTMAGQVASALEYLHTQRCIHGNIGARSVLVGGDLTAKLWGLGPVYRRRTQAGSPGEVEDMEMRKWQAPEVLARRILSQSSDVWSFGILLYEMVTLGDPPFAQIMATELLQHLQRGKHLKRPATCSTSLYSIIRCCCHWNPQQRLSMSELIRKLQVEEQSANGRTALRVPEPMSFEKYLREAGYGEAYNYAVL; the protein is encoded by the exons TAACACGGGTACATCAGCAGGAAGTGATTATCGTCCCTACGCTGCTCCTCTTCGGCACCCTGATCACCCTGGTGCCCCTGTTTATACTGAGGTACCGTGCTGAACAGAAGAGGACTCGGGTCACAGTGCCACAACGTTACAACAACAAATCACACCGACACACAAAGAGGAACAATCACAGACCACACCTACAGGGCATAGACG CTCCCCCTGGGATTAACCCTCTAGAACATGAAGAGGTGCCAATGTCAGTTCAACATGTGCAGCAGAATCTGAGGCCACCTCTGGCTGCAGCGCCCCAGATGTCCACAGGGAGGCATCACGGAGGCTTCAGCCAGGTCTCTGCACTGCCGCTGACCTTCGCTGTGCAGACtaatgacacagtgagtctctACAGAGCGCGTATGGACAACAGGAATGTCGTCCTGAGGGTGCTGAAAG aaacatCAAACAACATTGAAAAACAGAACTTTCTAGGCTTCGCTTCCTTTGTGTCTGGACTGGGGCCGCACCCCTTCATACCTGTGTTGATGGGCGTCGTTTCAGTTCAGTCACCTTTAGTTATGGTGGTGGAagagctgcagcacagagaCCTGCTGGGTTTCCTGTGGAGATGTAGACAG GATAACCCAGGTTTGGAGcctttgtgcaaaatgacacagaagagGATCTTCACCATGGCAGGACAAGTGGCCTCCGCTCTG GAGTACCTGCACACTCAGCGCTGCATCCATGGCAACATAGGAGCTCGGAGCGTTCTGGTTGGTGGAGATCTGACGGCCAAACTGTGGGGATTGGGCCCGGTCTACCGCAGGAGGACACAGGCTGGTTCCCCAGGGGAGGTGGAGGACATGGAGATGAGGAAATGGCAGGCACCTGAAGTGTTGGCCAGGAGAATCCTCAGTCAGAGCAGTGATGT ATGGTCCTTCGGCATCCTCCTTTATGAAATGGTGACATTGG GTGACCCACCGTTTGCTCAGATCATGGCGACTGAACTTCTGCAGCATCTCCAAAGAGGAAAACATCTCAAACGACCGGCCACGTGCTCCACCTCACT CTACTCCATCATCAGGTGCTGCTGCCACTGGAACCCCCAACAGCGACTCTCCATGTCGGAGCTGATTAGGAAACTTCAAGTGGAAGAGCAATCAGCCAATGGGAGGACGGCTCTTAGAGTGCCGGAGCCAATGAGCTTTGAGAAATACCTGCGGGAGGCGGGATATGGGGAGGCTTACAACTATGCtgtgctgtga
- the LOC111568086 gene encoding polyhomeotic-like protein 1 isoform X2: protein METDGEQNQQGASTNGSAASGTSSRPSPMNSMSLYERQAVQALQALQRQPNAAQYFQQLMLQQQINNAQLQNLAAVQQVKATLAASRQSSPSSSSSSQTTSTTAAIVTSGSGSTTSSRPMGASATSTISQSVLLSGTAGGQGQMYLRVNRSLRAPISSQLIFMPGSTATAAVATVTQQPQAQQQQQEVTPASSSSSQSDNDQAQNLAMHGVSSPKGVGVKTEAPERSDSAAYSLVQPSHQPNTQSPTKPSQPQPQPPHIKIPTYPQPANLKTHSSSSSGASSSSSSSTSSIPLSQLLLHGTRTLTTGTTAPTAAHTLVLTSNAASQPHGYPVGTATIKPAVNAQTLVVQPLQKTSLGAEKSGHGNGPIPIQPKTLQGLRLPLQLPSRNPPPILPAPPPASSSAQPAQTPHIPVQIVGARQSTLGSAQALALARGSCSQDGAAVLSSSSSLLTMVASIASREGGVVGRGVGLKTLQSPQEAPPLAQVSHVHPQANQSSGQSQNGTVSSSPASSQSSTVTSPPPSLSRSLLSLPLVAEEQRAASAGVTTNGDSSGAQTPQGKQMSNSLKRKSDSNSANDEDGPSPPRLQPIREHTSALPANPVDPGSTAPPPPPAASSPSPVLSMSRGACGQGERAPPPQAVVKPQVLTHLIEGFVIQEGAEPFPVCGSVKDSTGEDLTNDSPDTNQSEMVTTATVLKCEYCKNFAPASQFRGTKRFCSMSCAKRYNVSFRQPFSVRQRQAQSRAPDQDQNQGHLSNSDEEGGIARRRVPRRTSSEIASAKIAGRPIPAKCRSESSHSDEESSGEEDEDEPMSLSPASSASCHQQPPPVPTESSAPSCLPASPAQWSVEDVSQFISSLQGCEELASQFLSQEIDGQALLLLKEEHLMSTMNIKLGPALKICAHINNLRD, encoded by the exons GCCCTGCAGGCGCTACAGAGGCAGCCGAATGCGGCTCAGTACTTCCAGCAGctgatgctgcagcagcagatcaaCAACGCCCAGCTTCAGAACCTGGCCGCTGTGCAACAGGTGAAG GCGACTCTGGCTGCCAGCCGTCAGTCGAgtccttccagcagcagctcttctcAGACCACCAGCACCACAGCT GCCATCGTAACGTCTGGATCAGGATCTACGACCAGCAGCCGTCCCATGGGAGCCTCAGCGACATCCACAATCAGCCAATCAGTGCTGCTGAGCGGGACGGCAGGTGGACAGGGACAAATGTACCTGAGG GTCAACCGCTCCCTGAGAGCCCCCATCTCCTCGCAGCTCATCTTCATGCCCGGCAGCACGGCAACTGCTGCTGTGGCAACCGTCACCCAGCAACCACAGgctcaacagcagcaacaggaagtgactccagcttcctcttccagcagccaatcagataaCGATCAG GCGCAGAATCTGGCCATGCATGGTGTGTCCAGTCCCAAAGGAGTGGGTGTTAAGACTGAAGCCCCAGAGAGGAGTGACTCAG CTGCCTACTCTTTGGTCCAGCCCTCCCATCAACCAAACACCCAATCCCCCACTAAACCCAGCCAGCCTCAGCCCCAGCCACCACACATCAAAATCCCCACCTACCCCCAGCCTGCCAACCTCAAAACccactcctcctcttcctctggtgcctcatcttcctcctcatcctccacctcctccatccctctgtCCCAGCTCTTGCTTCACGGGACCCGAACCCTAACCACGGGAACCACAGCTcccacagcagcacacacactggTCCTAACGTCCAATGCAGCGTCCCAGCCCCATGGTTACCCCGTCGGCACGGCGACCATTAAACCGGCGGTCAACGCTCAGACTCTGGTGGTGCAGCCtctgcagaaaacctcactggGCGCTGAGAAATCAGGCCACGGAAATGGACCCATCCCCATCCAACCTAAAACTTTGCAGGGGCTCCGCTTACCCCTCCAGCTGCCTTCTAGGAACCCTCCTCCCATCCTGCCCGCCCCCCCACCGGCCAGCAGCTCCGCCCAGCCTGCCCAAACGCCACACATCCCGGTGCAGATAGTGGGGGCCCGGCAGAGCACGCTGGGGAGCGCCCAGGCCCTCGCCCTCGCCCGGGGCAGCTGCAGCCAGGACGGGGCCGCCGTTCTCAGCAGCTCGTCCAGCCTGCTCACCATGGTGGCATCCATCGCCTCCAGGGAGGGTGGGGTCGTGGGCCGGGGGGTGGGGCTAAAGACTCTTCAGTCGCCCCAGGAGGCTCCCCCGTTGGCTCAGGTGTCTCATGTGCATCCGCAGGCCAATCAGAGCTCCGGACAGAGTCAGAACGGAACCGTTTCTTCAAGCCCCGCCTCCTCCCAGTCCTCGACTGTTACGTCTCCGCCCCCCTCGCTGTCCCGCTCCTTGCTCTCGCTCCCCCTGGTGGCTGaagagcagagagcagcatCAGCCGGTGTGACCAccaatggagactcatcaggaGCTCAGACACCGCAG ggCAAGCAGATGAGCAATTCTCTTAAAAGAAAATCAGACTCCAATTCAGCCAATGATGAGGACGGTCCCTCTCCTCCACGGCTCCAACCCATCAGAGAACACACCTCAGCACTCCCAGCCAATCCCGTCGACCCAG GCTccactgctcctcctcctcctccagctgcctcctctccctccccggTGCTGTCGATGTCCCGCGGGGCCTGCGGTCAGGGCGAAAGAGCTCCTCCTCCTCAAGCTGTGGTTAAACCGCAGGTTCTTACGCACCTCATAGAGGGCTTTGTCATCCAGGAAGGGGCGGAGCCTTTCCCT GTGTGTGGTTCGGTGAAGGATTCGACCGGTGAGGATTTGACTAATGACAGTCCGGACACGAACCAATCTGAGATGGTTACCACGGCAACAG TGCTGAAGTGTGAGTACTGTAAAAACTTTGCTCCTGCCAGCCAGTTCAGAGGCACCAAAAGGTTCTGCTCCATGTCTTGTGCCAAGAG GTACAATGTCAGCTTCAGGCAGCCCTTCAGCGTGCGGCAGCGTCAAGCTCAAAGTCGTGCTCCGGATCAGGATCAGAACCAGGGTCACCTCTCCAACTCGGACGAGGAGGGAGGCATCGCCAGGAGGAGGGTTCCCCGCCGGACCAGCTCAGAGATAGCCAGCGCCAAGATAGCAGGGAGACCCATACCAGCCAAG TGCCGTTCAGAGTCCAGCCATTCAGACGAAGAGTCCAGtggggaggaggatgaagatgagccCATGTCCCTCTCGCCTGCATCCTCAGCTTCCTGCcaccagcagcctcctcctgTCCCAACGGAGAGCTCAGCGCCCAGCTGCCTGCCCGCTAGTCCTGCCCAGTGGAGCGTGGAGGATGTGTCGCAGTTTATTTCCTCACTACAAG GCTGTGAGGAACTTGCCTCCCAGTTCCTGTCCCAGGAGATCGACGGTcaggctctgctgctgctgaaggaggagCATCTCATGTCCACCATGAACATCAAGCTGGGTCCTGCTCTGAAGATCTGTGCTCACATTAACAACCTGAGAGACTGA
- the styk1a gene encoding tyrosine-protein kinase STYK1 isoform X1, translating into MFNRLVKLIFGLQKRTSMSSNSSDPCAPDDNLCITRVHQQEVIIVPTLLLFGTLITLVPLFILRYRAEQKRTRVTVPQRYNNKSHRHTKRNNHRPHLQGIDAPPGINPLEHEEVPMSVQHVQQNLRPPLAAAPQMSTGRHHGGFSQVSALPLTFAVQTNDTVSLYRARMDNRNVVLRVLKETSNNIEKQNFLGFASFVSGLGPHPFIPVLMGVVSVQSPLVMVVEELQHRDLLGFLWRCRQDNPGLEPLCKMTQKRIFTMAGQVASALEYLHTQRCIHGNIGARSVLVGGDLTAKLWGLGPVYRRRTQAGSPGEVEDMEMRKWQAPEVLARRILSQSSDVWSFGILLYEMVTLGDPPFAQIMATELLQHLQRGKHLKRPATCSTSLYSIIRCCCHWNPQQRLSMSELIRKLQVEEQSANGRTALRVPEPMSFEKYLREAGYGEAYNYAVL; encoded by the exons TAACACGGGTACATCAGCAGGAAGTGATTATCGTCCCTACGCTGCTCCTCTTCGGCACCCTGATCACCCTGGTGCCCCTGTTTATACTGAGGTACCGTGCTGAACAGAAGAGGACTCGGGTCACAGTGCCACAACGTTACAACAACAAATCACACCGACACACAAAGAGGAACAATCACAGACCACACCTACAGGGCATAGACG CTCCCCCTGGGATTAACCCTCTAGAACATGAAGAGGTGCCAATGTCAGTTCAACATGTGCAGCAGAATCTGAGGCCACCTCTGGCTGCAGCGCCCCAGATGTCCACAGGGAGGCATCACGGAGGCTTCAGCCAGGTCTCTGCACTGCCGCTGACCTTCGCTGTGCAGACtaatgacacagtgagtctctACAGAGCGCGTATGGACAACAGGAATGTCGTCCTGAGGGTGCTGAAAG aaacatCAAACAACATTGAAAAACAGAACTTTCTAGGCTTCGCTTCCTTTGTGTCTGGACTGGGGCCGCACCCCTTCATACCTGTGTTGATGGGCGTCGTTTCAGTTCAGTCACCTTTAGTTATGGTGGTGGAagagctgcagcacagagaCCTGCTGGGTTTCCTGTGGAGATGTAGACAG GATAACCCAGGTTTGGAGcctttgtgcaaaatgacacagaagagGATCTTCACCATGGCAGGACAAGTGGCCTCCGCTCTG GAGTACCTGCACACTCAGCGCTGCATCCATGGCAACATAGGAGCTCGGAGCGTTCTGGTTGGTGGAGATCTGACGGCCAAACTGTGGGGATTGGGCCCGGTCTACCGCAGGAGGACACAGGCTGGTTCCCCAGGGGAGGTGGAGGACATGGAGATGAGGAAATGGCAGGCACCTGAAGTGTTGGCCAGGAGAATCCTCAGTCAGAGCAGTGATGT ATGGTCCTTCGGCATCCTCCTTTATGAAATGGTGACATTGG GTGACCCACCGTTTGCTCAGATCATGGCGACTGAACTTCTGCAGCATCTCCAAAGAGGAAAACATCTCAAACGACCGGCCACGTGCTCCACCTCACT CTACTCCATCATCAGGTGCTGCTGCCACTGGAACCCCCAACAGCGACTCTCCATGTCGGAGCTGATTAGGAAACTTCAAGTGGAAGAGCAATCAGCCAATGGGAGGACGGCTCTTAGAGTGCCGGAGCCAATGAGCTTTGAGAAATACCTGCGGGAGGCGGGATATGGGGAGGCTTACAACTATGCtgtgctgtga